A region from the Aquimarina sp. ERC-38 genome encodes:
- the prmA gene encoding 50S ribosomal protein L11 methyltransferase produces MKTPDYIGYVFEVTPVQPGTEILIAQLGLVGFESFVENESQVEASIQKEDWYATILDEIQILKSDEFKITYTYKEITPVNWNEEWEKNFTPIIVDDVCSIRASFHNKPACLYDIVINPKMSFGTGHHETTFMMVQHLLVLDMKGKSLLDMGCGTGVLAILAEKLGAGQVDAIDIDNWCYLNTKENLQLNNTRTIEVFEGDAGSIQNTYDIIIANINRNILVEDIPVYAQHLRKNGLLLLSGFYKEDIPLIDEVCNQNQLVKVKQIERNNWMAVSYQLN; encoded by the coding sequence ATGAAAACACCTGATTACATTGGTTACGTATTTGAAGTTACACCGGTACAACCCGGAACAGAAATATTAATTGCGCAACTAGGGCTGGTAGGATTCGAAAGTTTTGTGGAAAATGAATCTCAAGTAGAAGCCTCTATCCAAAAAGAAGATTGGTACGCTACTATTCTCGATGAGATACAAATACTGAAATCGGATGAGTTTAAGATTACGTATACCTATAAAGAGATTACTCCTGTAAATTGGAATGAAGAATGGGAGAAGAATTTTACTCCCATCATAGTTGATGATGTTTGTAGTATTCGAGCTTCCTTTCATAACAAGCCTGCCTGTTTGTATGATATAGTGATTAATCCTAAAATGTCTTTTGGAACCGGTCATCATGAGACTACGTTTATGATGGTACAGCATTTACTAGTATTAGATATGAAAGGAAAATCTTTGTTGGATATGGGTTGTGGTACTGGGGTTTTAGCCATTCTCGCAGAAAAATTAGGCGCTGGTCAGGTAGATGCTATCGATATTGATAATTGGTGTTATCTGAATACTAAAGAGAATTTACAACTAAATAATACTAGAACTATTGAAGTTTTTGAAGGAGATGCAGGAAGTATTCAAAATACGTATGATATTATCATTGCTAACATTAATCGTAATATCCTGGTAGAAGATATACCGGTATATGCTCAACACCTTCGTAAAAACGGATTACTTCTTTTAAGTGGCTTTTATAAAGAGGATATACCTTTAATTGATGAAGTATGTAATCAGAATCAATTAGTGAAAGTCAAGCAGATAGAAAGAAATAACTGGATGGCAGTAAGTTACCAGTTAAATTAA
- a CDS encoding ATP-dependent Clp protease adaptor ClpS, whose product MSVQEEVLEEVLEQVTEKNNNQIVLFNDDFNTFDHVIEMLIVACDHSALQAEQCAMLVHYKGKCTVKTGGYEDLVPRCSKLLEAGLTAEIQ is encoded by the coding sequence ATGAGCGTTCAGGAAGAAGTTTTAGAAGAGGTTTTAGAACAGGTAACTGAAAAGAACAATAATCAAATTGTTCTGTTTAATGATGATTTCAATACATTTGACCATGTAATTGAAATGTTAATTGTAGCATGTGATCACTCTGCACTTCAAGCTGAACAATGCGCAATGTTAGTACATTACAAAGGAAAATGTACGGTAAAAACAGGAGGATATGAAGATCTGGTTCCCAGATGTTCTAAATTATTAGAGGCCGGACTTACCGCTGAAATTCAGTAA
- a CDS encoding M57 family metalloprotease has protein sequence MKNFKVLALCALTAGIFYSCEKEESVSEVSTEATTELSEKDQIALIEAGVNPLHAEYYTKEDIDGTLTKGILAGSENFKDIFIALDDLTNQSLSKGSDVETKQYRSNNLVARNSVIDVVGYTGNCSNGRSCALSPVMQQGLRLAINNYNALNISLRFRLTFSSNPNGADIIIFNPGGTNAGGIAEFPSGGRPGDVIRIFGGMNRFNTNVNEHVMTHEIGHALGFRHTDYARRRCDGTNEERPISGFGAIRIPGTPSGNQWNGPNIDSNSIMISCFDNQEDGEFSNFDRIALRTLY, from the coding sequence ATGAAAAATTTTAAAGTTTTAGCGCTTTGTGCGTTAACAGCAGGGATTTTCTATTCTTGTGAAAAAGAAGAAAGTGTTTCAGAAGTTAGTACTGAAGCAACCACAGAATTATCTGAAAAAGATCAGATCGCATTAATAGAAGCGGGGGTTAATCCTTTGCATGCAGAGTATTATACTAAAGAAGATATTGACGGAACTTTAACAAAAGGAATTTTAGCAGGAAGTGAAAATTTCAAAGATATTTTTATTGCATTAGATGATTTAACTAATCAATCTTTATCTAAAGGGAGTGACGTTGAAACGAAACAATATAGATCTAATAATCTAGTAGCAAGAAATTCTGTAATTGACGTAGTAGGGTATACTGGGAATTGTAGTAATGGTAGGAGCTGTGCTCTTTCACCAGTAATGCAACAAGGTTTAAGACTAGCTATCAATAACTATAATGCGTTAAATATTTCTTTAAGGTTTCGTTTAACTTTTTCTTCTAACCCGAATGGTGCGGATATTATTATATTTAATCCTGGTGGCACTAATGCCGGAGGAATTGCAGAATTTCCATCTGGTGGAAGACCAGGAGATGTAATTAGAATCTTTGGGGGAATGAATAGATTTAATACAAATGTAAATGAGCACGTAATGACTCATGAAATAGGTCATGCATTAGGATTTAGACATACTGATTATGCTCGTAGAAGATGTGATGGTACTAATGAAGAGCGACCAATAAGTGGGTTTGGTGCAATTAGAATACCGGGAACTCCTAGTGGGAACCAATGGAACGGTCCCAATATTGATTCTAATTCTATAATGATCTCCTGCTTTGATAATCAAGAAGATGGTGAGTTTAGTAATTTTGATAGAATTGCCCTTCGAACCTTATATTAA
- the glp gene encoding gephyrin-like molybdotransferase Glp — protein MISIQEAYQFIKSNVSVTSKTLEILLTEATGYTLAKPVHSIIDMPPFRQSAMDGYALKLNNQTNYKIIGEVQAGSSLNPKLKPGEAVRIFTGAGVPDDADAIIIQEQVEVVGEEIRFQHNPKLGDHIRDTGEQIKTGEIAIQGGVKLTPAAIGFLQGLGVDKVTVYQKPNIAIITTGDELVTTDQILQRGQIYESNGLMLQEVLHQLHYQNTSIYKAIDTLEETRSTIREALDKYDIIIITGGISVGDYDHVKKAMELERITEVFYKVKQKPGKPLYFGKKEEKLIFALPGNPAAALSCFYVHVHQALEWFTGNTEFEVAKFLVRNKYHYIKKGDRPQFLKAFVDTTGVSILGSQSSAMLRSFAVTNCLAYLPQEVAEVQVDDTIHIILLPQL, from the coding sequence ATGATTTCTATCCAAGAAGCCTATCAATTTATAAAAAGCAACGTTTCTGTTACTTCTAAGACCTTAGAAATTCTTTTAACGGAAGCAACGGGATATACCTTAGCAAAACCTGTTCATTCCATTATTGATATGCCTCCGTTCAGACAATCTGCAATGGATGGATATGCTTTAAAGTTAAATAATCAAACCAATTACAAAATAATCGGTGAAGTACAAGCCGGATCTTCCTTAAACCCAAAGTTAAAACCAGGGGAAGCTGTACGTATCTTTACCGGGGCAGGCGTACCTGACGATGCGGATGCTATCATTATTCAAGAGCAGGTTGAAGTAGTAGGTGAAGAAATTCGGTTTCAACATAACCCAAAGCTAGGCGATCATATTAGGGATACGGGAGAACAAATAAAGACCGGAGAGATAGCCATTCAAGGAGGTGTAAAATTGACACCCGCTGCTATCGGATTTTTGCAAGGACTTGGAGTCGATAAGGTAACGGTCTATCAGAAACCTAATATTGCGATCATTACAACAGGTGACGAGTTAGTAACTACGGATCAAATATTACAACGAGGACAAATCTATGAAAGTAACGGTTTAATGTTACAGGAAGTATTACATCAATTGCATTACCAGAACACTTCCATATACAAAGCAATTGACACCCTGGAAGAAACCAGGTCTACTATTCGAGAAGCTTTAGACAAATACGATATAATTATTATTACCGGAGGTATTTCAGTTGGGGATTATGATCATGTGAAGAAAGCAATGGAACTGGAAAGAATTACCGAGGTGTTTTATAAGGTAAAACAAAAACCTGGCAAACCGCTTTACTTTGGTAAGAAAGAAGAAAAACTAATTTTTGCCTTACCCGGAAATCCAGCTGCGGCGTTAAGCTGTTTTTACGTACATGTACACCAGGCATTGGAATGGTTTACGGGCAACACGGAGTTTGAAGTGGCTAAATTTTTGGTTAGAAATAAATATCATTATATAAAAAAAGGAGATAGACCTCAATTTTTAAAAGCCTTTGTAGACACTACCGGGGTAAGCATTTTAGGTAGTCAGAGTTCAGCGATGTTGCGATCATTTGCTGTGACTAATTGCCTCGCTTACCTTCCTCAAGAAGTTGCAGAAGTACAAGTTGATGATACTATTCATATTATATTATTACCCCAATTATAA
- a CDS encoding winged helix-turn-helix domain-containing protein, translating into MYTIKNRIWIEMNEGGKVLLGHGRVQLLSAIQEQGSLSRAAKSLQMSYKKAWDLVNSMNQAGTQPVVILQTGGKKGGGATLTVYGSKLVDVFKQVTLNSQLFLKEQEKLINTI; encoded by the coding sequence ATGTACACGATAAAAAATAGGATTTGGATAGAAATGAATGAAGGGGGTAAGGTCTTATTAGGTCATGGCCGGGTACAGTTGTTATCAGCCATACAAGAACAAGGTTCTTTATCCCGGGCAGCAAAATCTTTACAAATGTCTTATAAAAAAGCATGGGATTTAGTCAATAGTATGAATCAGGCAGGAACCCAACCTGTAGTGATTTTACAAACTGGTGGAAAAAAAGGAGGGGGTGCTACACTTACAGTATACGGAAGTAAATTAGTTGACGTTTTTAAACAGGTAACTCTTAACAGTCAATTATTTTTAAAAGAACAGGAGAAATTAATAAATACCATATGA
- the mobA gene encoding molybdenum cofactor guanylyltransferase has translation MTIPYQHITGILLAGGASRRMGTDKSLLKFQNSTFIETSVQNLKKVVENILIVANSKPYDYLNIPVVTDIIIDSGPLAGLHSGLTNSKTDLNLVVTNDMPLVDASFLVKLINVFDIKHDALWCFSEGNDIPLLGIYKKSMATTCERLLKNGEKRVLQLQNLSSIQKYKVEATYVSCLQNINTPEQYKQISHGNHG, from the coding sequence ATGACAATTCCGTACCAGCATATCACCGGAATACTCCTGGCAGGCGGCGCAAGCAGGCGTATGGGTACCGATAAAAGTTTATTAAAGTTTCAGAACAGTACATTTATAGAAACCAGCGTTCAAAATTTAAAAAAAGTAGTAGAAAATATACTGATTGTTGCAAATAGTAAACCGTATGACTATCTGAATATTCCAGTAGTCACAGATATTATTATAGATTCCGGGCCGTTAGCCGGATTACATTCCGGATTAACCAATAGTAAGACGGATCTCAATCTGGTAGTTACAAACGATATGCCCCTAGTAGACGCGTCATTTTTAGTCAAGTTAATTAATGTATTCGATATAAAACATGATGCATTATGGTGCTTTTCCGAAGGAAATGACATTCCGCTACTGGGAATCTATAAAAAAAGCATGGCTACAACCTGTGAAAGATTATTAAAAAACGGAGAAAAACGGGTGTTACAATTACAAAACCTTTCATCCATTCAAAAATATAAAGTAGAAGCCACGTACGTTTCTTGCCTGCAAAATATAAATACACCAGAACAATACAAGCAAATTAGCCATGGAAATCACGGTTAA
- a CDS encoding MoaD/ThiS family protein, which yields MEITVKYLGMIAEATGCTSEVIATDQTKVTSFLEELYKKYPDLKNMEFKVAQQQELVEVSATITGAEIALLPPFSGG from the coding sequence ATGGAAATCACGGTTAAATATTTAGGGATGATCGCTGAGGCAACTGGTTGTACTTCAGAAGTGATAGCTACTGATCAGACAAAGGTTACCAGTTTTTTAGAAGAATTATATAAGAAATACCCGGATTTAAAAAATATGGAATTTAAGGTTGCACAACAACAGGAGTTAGTAGAGGTTTCGGCAACCATAACCGGAGCCGAAATTGCATTACTTCCACCATTTTCAGGCGGTTAA
- a CDS encoding ThiF family adenylyltransferase, whose protein sequence is MERYSRHILLPEIGESGQQQINRAKVLVIGAGGLGCPVLQYLTAAGVGQIGIVDFDRVEVSNLQRQILFSENDIGVNKALVAKARLKALNSTISFKTYSEKLLLSNAFDIIRSYDIVVDGTDNFETRYLINDVCIQLHKPVVYGAIYKFEGQVSVFNYQDGPSYRCLFPETPQNSIPNCSEVGVLGVLPGIIGTMQANEVLKIIIGNLPVLSGRLLNYSAKTGETYTYHFSANKALIKEIRIKTLKSEDYQIISLCDTDIQEVAEISLSQIAIDDTIQWIDVRNPEEIPVIKHPEIIKIPLASLENKIPTLDKNQKTIVFCQSGNRSKKATAILQQEQFKEVYSFKGTATTIQSLFNTKIAYGQEN, encoded by the coding sequence ATGGAACGATATAGCAGGCATATATTACTTCCGGAAATCGGAGAGAGCGGACAACAACAGATTAACCGGGCTAAGGTTTTAGTTATTGGTGCTGGAGGTTTGGGTTGCCCGGTATTGCAGTACCTGACCGCAGCAGGAGTAGGACAAATCGGGATTGTAGATTTTGATAGGGTAGAAGTATCTAATCTACAACGACAAATCCTTTTTTCTGAAAATGATATTGGAGTAAATAAAGCACTAGTAGCAAAAGCCAGGTTAAAAGCTTTAAATAGTACTATTAGTTTTAAAACGTATTCGGAAAAGCTTTTACTTTCTAATGCATTTGATATTATTAGATCTTATGATATTGTCGTTGATGGCACCGATAATTTTGAAACCCGATACTTAATTAATGATGTCTGCATACAATTACATAAACCGGTCGTGTACGGTGCAATTTATAAGTTCGAAGGACAAGTAAGTGTTTTTAATTACCAGGATGGGCCAAGTTATCGTTGCCTCTTTCCGGAAACACCTCAAAACAGTATTCCTAACTGTAGCGAAGTAGGTGTTTTAGGTGTTTTACCAGGAATTATAGGAACGATGCAGGCAAATGAGGTACTTAAAATCATTATAGGAAACCTTCCGGTATTGTCCGGTCGATTATTAAACTATAGTGCTAAAACCGGGGAAACCTATACCTATCACTTTTCAGCAAACAAAGCACTTATTAAAGAAATAAGAATAAAAACATTGAAGTCCGAAGATTATCAGATCATTTCTCTTTGTGATACGGATATACAAGAAGTCGCAGAAATTTCTTTAAGTCAAATTGCTATAGATGATACGATTCAATGGATTGATGTTCGTAATCCTGAAGAAATTCCGGTTATAAAACATCCCGAAATTATAAAAATACCGCTTGCTTCTTTAGAAAATAAGATACCAACTTTAGATAAAAACCAAAAAACCATAGTGTTTTGTCAATCCGGGAATAGAAGTAAAAAAGCAACGGCTATTTTACAACAAGAACAGTTTAAAGAAGTGTATAGTTTTAAAGGAACAGCAACTACTATTCAATCTTTATTTAACACCAAAATTGCATATGGACAAGAAAATTAA
- a CDS encoding molybdenum cofactor biosynthesis protein MoaE, translating to MDKKIKNVFRQGAISSDFIGNSIAKHQSKTSIGAHNIFLGQVRADVIADKTVTAIEYTAYEEMANQKFHEIRERTFKKFDLTCMHIYHSLGTVAVGEICLFVFVSSPRRKVVFEALEFVVEAIKEEVPVFGKEIFEDQSHQWKVNS from the coding sequence ATGGACAAGAAAATTAAAAACGTATTCAGGCAAGGAGCCATCTCCAGTGACTTTATTGGTAACTCCATTGCAAAACACCAGTCTAAAACCAGTATTGGGGCTCATAATATATTTCTCGGTCAGGTACGTGCAGACGTAATCGCAGATAAAACGGTAACTGCAATTGAATATACCGCTTACGAAGAAATGGCAAATCAGAAATTTCATGAAATCCGGGAGCGGACATTTAAAAAATTTGATTTGACCTGTATGCACATTTATCATAGTTTAGGTACGGTAGCTGTAGGTGAGATTTGCCTGTTCGTATTTGTTTCTTCGCCCAGGCGGAAGGTGGTTTTTGAAGCATTGGAATTTGTAGTTGAAGCAATTAAGGAAGAAGTTCCGGTTTTTGGTAAAGAGATTTTTGAAGACCAATCTCATCAATGGAAGGTGAATAGTTGA
- the moaCB gene encoding bifunctional molybdenum cofactor biosynthesis protein MoaC/MoaB: MVDITYKKNTLRIATAQAIVKVGSQDTITAIKNNQVPKGDVFAMSKAAGLLGVKKTPELLPDCHPLPIEYTGIAYEIEGLEIKVLVTIKTIYKTGVEVEAMHGASIVALNMYDMLKPIDKNVVIEHIKLVKKQGGKSSYPLHLNEEVKAHVIVCSDSISAGKKEDASGKAIVKKLKQHQVHIKEYKIIPDEADLIREEVENAKSENCNLLIFTGGTGLSHRDVTPEALRPLLERPVPGIEEAIRSYGQDRMPYAMLSRSVAGMIGEMLVLALPGSTKGAAESMDAIFPAALHIFKIVRGAQH, translated from the coding sequence ATGGTTGATATCACCTATAAAAAAAATACACTTCGTATTGCAACTGCACAAGCAATTGTAAAAGTTGGTAGTCAAGATACGATAACGGCAATTAAAAATAATCAAGTGCCTAAAGGCGATGTTTTTGCCATGAGCAAAGCAGCAGGTTTACTAGGAGTTAAAAAAACGCCTGAACTCTTACCGGACTGCCATCCCTTGCCTATTGAATATACTGGGATAGCTTATGAAATAGAGGGTTTAGAAATAAAGGTATTAGTAACTATTAAAACAATCTATAAAACCGGGGTAGAGGTAGAAGCCATGCACGGGGCTAGTATCGTAGCATTAAATATGTACGACATGTTAAAGCCGATTGATAAGAATGTGGTTATTGAACATATCAAATTAGTTAAAAAACAGGGTGGTAAAAGCAGTTATCCTCTTCATCTCAACGAGGAAGTCAAAGCACATGTCATTGTATGTTCGGATAGTATTAGTGCTGGTAAAAAAGAAGATGCCTCCGGAAAAGCTATTGTAAAAAAGCTAAAACAACATCAGGTTCATATTAAAGAATACAAAATTATTCCGGATGAAGCAGACTTAATTCGTGAAGAAGTTGAAAATGCTAAAAGCGAAAATTGCAACCTTCTAATTTTTACCGGAGGTACCGGACTTTCTCACCGAGACGTTACTCCCGAAGCTTTACGCCCATTGCTGGAGCGTCCTGTACCAGGTATTGAAGAAGCGATACGTTCCTATGGTCAAGATCGTATGCCCTACGCTATGCTCTCCCGTAGTGTGGCCGGAATGATTGGAGAGATGTTAGTATTAGCATTACCCGGATCTACTAAGGGAGCTGCGGAATCTATGGATGCCATTTTTCCGGCGGCATTGCATATATTTAAAATTGTTCGGGGAGCACAACATTAA
- the moaA gene encoding GTP 3',8-cyclase MoaA, whose product MSQTTNILTDSFGRKHTYLRISLTERCNLRCTYCMPAEGIALSPKKNIMTYEEIYTIAKEFVANGVTKIRLTGGEPLVRKDADVIIKKLASLPVELTMTTNAVLVDRYLQVLKESNIKTLNVSLDSLSSTKNKTITRRSDFKKVKENIHLLLEEGFTVKINCVLMKGVNDDELIDFIKWGQYLPLHIRFIEFMPFDGNRWNLNKMVSLQEILDHVYKEWDKKEVIRLTDAPNDTAKNYQIKGFQGTFAIISSVTNPFCDSCNRLRLTANGQLKNCLFSSSESDILTALREGKAIQPVIQKAVQTKFKIRSGMETIAQFDNMESHSNNRSMIQIGG is encoded by the coding sequence ATGAGTCAAACTACCAATATATTGACGGATTCCTTCGGACGGAAGCACACGTATTTACGTATATCACTTACGGAGCGTTGCAACCTGAGGTGTACCTATTGTATGCCAGCAGAAGGGATTGCCTTATCTCCGAAGAAGAATATTATGACCTATGAGGAGATTTATACGATTGCTAAGGAATTCGTAGCAAACGGGGTAACCAAAATCAGGTTAACCGGAGGAGAACCCTTGGTAAGAAAAGATGCGGATGTTATTATAAAAAAATTGGCAAGCCTTCCGGTAGAATTAACTATGACCACTAATGCGGTATTAGTAGACCGATATCTTCAGGTGTTAAAAGAGAGCAACATCAAAACGTTAAATGTAAGCCTGGATTCCCTTTCATCAACAAAAAATAAAACCATTACTCGTCGTAGTGATTTTAAAAAGGTAAAAGAAAATATTCATTTGTTACTAGAAGAAGGATTTACCGTTAAAATAAATTGCGTCTTAATGAAGGGGGTTAATGATGACGAACTTATTGATTTTATTAAATGGGGTCAATACCTGCCCTTACATATTCGTTTTATTGAATTTATGCCTTTTGACGGAAACCGGTGGAACTTAAACAAGATGGTGTCCCTTCAGGAAATTCTGGATCACGTATACAAAGAATGGGATAAAAAAGAAGTGATACGTCTTACCGATGCGCCTAATGATACAGCAAAGAATTATCAGATAAAAGGATTTCAAGGGACTTTTGCCATCATCAGTTCCGTAACTAATCCCTTTTGTGATTCCTGTAATCGGTTACGGCTTACCGCAAACGGACAGTTAAAAAACTGCCTTTTTTCTTCTTCAGAATCCGATATTTTGACTGCTTTACGAGAGGGTAAAGCGATACAACCGGTAATTCAAAAAGCGGTGCAGACTAAATTTAAAATTCGCAGCGGGATGGAAACCATCGCACAATTTGACAATATGGAAAGCCATAGCAATAATCGAAGTATGATACAAATAGGAGGTTGA
- a CDS encoding helix-turn-helix domain-containing protein, whose amino-acid sequence MKLEYKSIKEDSYLVLTNFNCEPSQNILADKDLFKIIWCQEDSVTVEIDGYQIVLQQQELLFCTPSNLLKVPQTTKLLALVFNREFYCIRDHDREVSCHGLLFYGSSEPPILKLSEKYQKSIKNMFTILKEEFETKDQIQGEMLRVLLKRLLITSSRLIKANLPEPEISNSQIDIVRQYNILVEQHFKTKHKVSEYAQLLFKSPKTLSNLFRKMGDKSPLKIINERIALEAKRLLLASDKTTEEIAYDLGYKEAGHFSKFFKTQTGSTPAAFKKSKKRTKV is encoded by the coding sequence ATGAAACTGGAATATAAAAGCATTAAAGAAGACAGTTACCTGGTACTTACTAATTTTAATTGTGAACCTTCTCAAAATATATTGGCAGACAAGGATTTATTTAAAATTATCTGGTGTCAGGAAGATTCGGTTACCGTAGAAATTGATGGATATCAGATAGTATTACAACAACAGGAACTGTTATTTTGTACGCCATCTAACCTCCTTAAGGTTCCTCAAACCACGAAGTTGTTAGCACTTGTTTTTAACCGTGAATTCTATTGTATTCGAGATCATGACCGCGAGGTTTCCTGTCACGGGCTTTTATTTTACGGATCTTCAGAACCTCCGATATTGAAGTTATCCGAAAAATACCAAAAGAGTATAAAAAACATGTTTACCATTCTAAAAGAAGAATTTGAAACTAAAGATCAGATTCAGGGTGAAATGTTAAGAGTGCTTTTAAAACGATTGTTGATCACTTCCAGCCGATTGATAAAGGCGAACTTGCCGGAGCCGGAAATTTCCAATAGTCAAATTGATATTGTACGTCAATATAATATCCTGGTAGAACAACATTTTAAGACAAAACATAAAGTTTCTGAGTATGCACAACTTTTATTTAAATCTCCCAAAACTCTTTCGAACCTATTTAGAAAGATGGGGGATAAGTCACCTCTAAAAATAATTAATGAACGTATTGCATTAGAAGCTAAGCGCCTGTTACTGGCTTCAGATAAAACCACCGAAGAAATTGCTTATGACCTGGGGTATAAAGAAGCCGGACATTTTTCTAAGTTTTTTAAAACCCAAACCGGAAGTACGCCTGCAGCTTTTAAAAAGAGTAAGAAGCGGACTAAAGTGTGA
- a CDS encoding carboxymuconolactone decarboxylase family protein: protein MSTFNVPNRSEVNETNQQIFDNLEKALGFVPNLYATYALSNNALKNYLDFANAPTSLKAKEKEVVNLAVSQVNECNYCLAAHTAIGKMNGFEEEQILELRSGSASFDSKLDALAKLAKNVAENRGKATSEVVENFFAAGWTKENLIDTIVLVGDKTISNYIHNTTDVPVDFPAAPALSGEPA from the coding sequence ATGTCAACATTTAATGTACCTAACAGATCAGAAGTAAATGAAACCAACCAACAAATATTTGACAACTTAGAAAAAGCTTTAGGTTTTGTTCCTAATTTATACGCTACTTATGCGCTTTCTAATAATGCCTTAAAAAATTACCTGGATTTTGCTAATGCACCAACTTCATTAAAAGCTAAAGAAAAAGAAGTGGTTAACCTTGCGGTAAGTCAAGTAAATGAATGTAACTACTGCCTGGCTGCTCATACCGCTATCGGAAAAATGAATGGTTTTGAAGAAGAACAAATTCTAGAGCTTAGATCAGGTAGCGCTTCTTTTGATAGTAAATTAGATGCCCTGGCTAAATTAGCTAAAAACGTTGCTGAAAATCGAGGAAAAGCTACTAGTGAAGTAGTTGAGAATTTCTTTGCAGCGGGATGGACAAAAGAAAATTTAATCGATACGATTGTACTAGTGGGAGATAAAACAATCTCTAACTATATCCATAATACTACGGATGTTCCTGTAGACTTCCCGGCAGCTCCTGCTTTAAGTGGAGAACCTGCTTAA